The Erwinia billingiae Eb661 nucleotide sequence CGACAGCGAGGTGACGCCACGCTTCAAAGATGGCCTGACGGTATTTGATGCCAAAGGTCAGTGGCTGGGAGAAGACGGCAAGGTGGCACGAGAGGGCAGTAAGGCGTTGATGCTGATCCATGCGCCAGGCAAGCAGGATCAGCAGAATATTGAAGCGCTGCGCACGCGTTACAAGCAGCGCTTCCAGCAGGAGTCGGTGATGCGGGTGGATAGCCCGGTCTGTGTCGGCTTTTAAGTTCAGCCCGGCATCACGCCGGGCTGGTTGTCAGATTACAACACCAAACCGGCAAAGGCGGCTGACAGCAGGCTGACCAGCGTCGACCCGTAGACCAGCTTCAGACCAAAGCGGGAAACCACGTTGCCCTGCTGTTCGTTCAGGCCTTTGATCGCGCCCGCGACAATGCCAATGGAAGCAAAGTTGGCGAACGAAACCAGGAAGACGGAGAGGATGCCAAGCCCGCGAGGTGAAAGCTCCGCCGCGATTTTCTTCAGCTCTATCATTGCCACAAACTCATTTGCCACCAGTTTGGTCGCCATGATACTGGCTGCTCGCAGCGCATCCGGGGCCGGAATGCCTATTAGCCAGGCAAATGGCCAGAAGATGTAGCCGAGAATTTCCTGGAAGCTGATGCCAAACAGGCTGGAGAAGATGGCGTTGACCGCAGCAATCAGCGCAATAAAGCCAATCAGCATCGCCATAATAATCATCGCCACCTTAAAGCCGGCAAGAATGTATTCCCCCAGCATTTCAAAGAAGCTCTGATCTTCGTGCAGCTTTTCCAGTTTGATTTCCGGCTCGTCGCCAGGTACCGTCGGATTGATGATCGACAGGATAATAAAGGTGCTGAACATGTTAAGCAGCAAGGCCGCCACCACGTAGCGCGGTTCAATCATCGACATATAGGCGCCAACAATCGACAGCGACACCGTCGACATCGCCGCCGCCGCCATTGAATACAGGCGGCGAGGGGAGATATCAGCCAGAATGCCTTTATAGGCGATAAAGTTCTCAGACTGGCCGAGGATCAGGGTACTGACCGCGTTAAACGACTCCAGTTTGCCCATCCCGTTCACTTTCGACAGAACCGTGCCGACCAGACGGATCAGCAGCGGCAAAATACGCAGGTGCTGCAAAATCCCGATCAGTGCCGAGATAAAGATGATCGGGCAGAGCACACCCAGGAAGATGAAGGCCAGACCCTGACTTGCCATGCCACCAAAGACGAACTCCGATCCTTGCCCGGCAAATTTCAGCAGGGTTTCAAAGAATCCGGACACCGCGGTGACCAGCGTCAGGCCACTGGACGCGTGCAGGAAGAACCAGGCCAGCGCGGCTTCAATCACGACCAGCTGAAGGATCACCCGAGGGCGGATTTTTTTACGGTCGTTACTGAACAGCAACGCCAGGCAAAAGATGACCACAAGGGCCAGAAGAAAATGAAGTACGTCAGGCATTTCAATGATGTCCGGCAGACTAATGAGAGAAGGCAGCATTTAGCCACAACTTGCCGCGGTTTTCACTCTGCGTTGCGCTGCGCTGCAATTTTAGACGTAAGAAAGTCATCTCAGGCATAAGAAACGCCGTCTGCATCAGGCGAACGTAGGCATTCGGCGGTGAAATCCGTATAATGCGCAGCCAATACTGATTTGCTAGCCGGAGAGAAACCATGCGTCCTGCAGGCCGTAGCGCACAACAAGTGCGCCCTGTCACACTGACCCGTCATTACACCAAACATGCTGAAGGTTCAGTTCTGGTTGAATTCGGTGATACCAAAGTGCTGTGTACCGCCACCATCGAAGAAGGCGTACCGCGTTTTCTGAAAGGTCAGGGACAAGGCTGGGTAACCGCTGAGTACGGCATG carries:
- a CDS encoding NupC/NupG family nucleoside CNT transporter gives rise to the protein MPDVLHFLLALVVIFCLALLFSNDRKKIRPRVILQLVVIEAALAWFFLHASSGLTLVTAVSGFFETLLKFAGQGSEFVFGGMASQGLAFIFLGVLCPIIFISALIGILQHLRILPLLIRLVGTVLSKVNGMGKLESFNAVSTLILGQSENFIAYKGILADISPRRLYSMAAAAMSTVSLSIVGAYMSMIEPRYVVAALLLNMFSTFIILSIINPTVPGDEPEIKLEKLHEDQSFFEMLGEYILAGFKVAMIIMAMLIGFIALIAAVNAIFSSLFGISFQEILGYIFWPFAWLIGIPAPDALRAASIMATKLVANEFVAMIELKKIAAELSPRGLGILSVFLVSFANFASIGIVAGAIKGLNEQQGNVVSRFGLKLVYGSTLVSLLSAAFAGLVL
- a CDS encoding DUF3574 domain-containing protein — its product is MKTSSVIAVAVAFTLSGCMASSQQTTVTPASCQVGDAMQQTTLYFGLSRPHGADITHAEWQSFVDSEVTPRFKDGLTVFDAKGQWLGEDGKVAREGSKALMLIHAPGKQDQQNIEALRTRYKQRFQQESVMRVDSPVCVGF